The nucleotide window CGCTCCTGAATTTTGCCCCACCTGCAAGGCCCCGGCCAGCAAGTTTGAGGAAAAAGCCGCCGGCGCGCTGAAGTGGGCCGACGAGCACCGGATCGGTGTTGCCGCCGGCGTCGATGCCCAGGTGGTAGAAGGCCTGAAAATGAACTTCGTCGGCGAGTGCACCGAAGTGGGCATGTACCTGGCCATGAGCCGTCAGGCTGACCGGGAAGGCTTCCCCGAAGTGGCCGAGGCCTACAAGCGGATCGCCTTTGAAGAAGCGGAGCACGCCGCCAAGTTCGCCGAGCTGCTGGGCGAAGTCGTCTTCCCCTCCACGAAGAAGAACCTGGAACTCCGCGTGGAAGCCGAGTATGGCGCATGCCAAGGCAAACTCGACCTGGCGAAGCGGGCGAAAGAACTGGGCCTCGACGCCATCCATGACACTGTCCACGAGATGTGCAAGGACGAAGCCCGCCACGGCGCCGCCTTCAAAGGCCTGCTGGATCGCTGCTTCGGGAAGTAATCATACTAGCGAAAGGAAGAGGGACCAAGCCCGGTTGCAAAACCGAGGCCGGGTCCCTCTTTTTTGATATGGAAGAGGTCGGATTCACCTGATAGCGGTGGAGCCGACCTTTTTTGCATGATAGCTTATAAAAAAGAATGGGTTTGAAATGATTTCTTGCCCTAGACGTATTAACAATTGGGTTGCATGAAAAAAATTCCAATTATGGATAAATGGAGGTGGTAGGTCGGCATTAAGAGTGTTTTATCTGCTTAACTGGGTTTCTTAGCAGATCGATCGTAAACAAAAAACGATGGAGGATGATGATGGTGAGCCAGTACTCTGTGGTGTTCAAAAACAATTCTTCGAATTTCGGGACTGTGTGCCTCTATCAGACTTGTCCGGAACTGGATGCTGACGTCATGTCCCTGGCCTGGTTTTCCAAGTCCGCTCATCCCACGACCAAATTGACCTTCAAATGGGATATCAAGTACAGCTTCATCTGGGATGAAACCGGCGTTCTGGTGCCGGGCGTCGTCTTCGACGCTTCTCAGACCTGGGATGCAGACTTGTCCAACAACAATGCAATCACCTTCACCAAGCAGAACGGCGCCTACACCTTTAAGGATCTCGTCCGGGGAGAAAAGGACGGCATGTTGCAGATCACGGAGGACTACACGGTCCCTGTCAAGCAAGCTGCCGTCGGCATCGGCATGTCCGGGGCCGGAACCTTCGTGAAGCAGGCCCAGCCGAACATGACGCTGTTCTTCAAGCCCCATCCGGAATACTGGATCACCTTCGGCAACTATGTCCAAGGTCAAGTCCTTGACGTGACGGAGATCACCAACAAGGCCAAGATCGAGTTCGGTCCCGGCATTTACCAGATGGTCGCCGTTCTGAAAGACGACAACTCCTGGGAAATCACCGATAATACGGGAGCGCTTTGATCGGGATTGAACAGTAAAATATCGGGAGGTTGATTCTCATGGCGACCAAATACTCAGTGGTGTTCAAAAACAATTCGACGAACTTCGGAAAAGTGTGCATCTACCAGACCAATCCGGCCTTGGGTCCCGATGTGATGTCGCTGGCGTGGTTTTCCAAAGCGGCTTTCCCGACGACGACGATGACTTTTACCTGGGAGATCAATTACAGCTTTATCTGGGATGAAACCGGCGAATTGGTCCCCGGCGTTGTCTTCGATGCTTCCCAGACATGGGATGCAGACTTGCAAAACCTCAACTCGGTTACGTTCTGCAAGGAAAACGGCGCCTATACCTTCAAGAACCTGACGAGGGGCGCCAAGTCTGGCGTGCTGCAATTGACGGAAGACTATACGGTTCCGCTGAAGCAAGCGGCTGTCGGCATCGGCATGTCCGGTTCCGGAACCTTTGTGAAACAGGCGCAGCCGAACATGAACCTTTTCTTCAAACCCCATCCCAACTACTGGATCACCTTCGGCAACTATGAGCAGGGAGAAGTGCTCGACCTGACGGAAATCACCAGCAAGGCGAAGATCGAATTCAGCCCCGGCAGCTACAAAAAAGCGGTCACCTTAAAAGAGGACAACACTTGGGAACTGATGGATGTGAAATAAGCCGGTTCACAAGTGGGGTCTAGGTGTAAAAAAAGCCGCTGACAGTGTCAGCAGCCTGTGGTGGGGGGGGAGACCCCCCATCTTTTGTTTTCGCGATCATGTTTAGTGGCGCCTGTCTTCAAACTCGTACAAGGAACGCTCCAAGCGAACCTGCTCAGTCAATTTCTCAGATTCGGCCATCATCCTTTCGGCCTCGTGATTGGGATGCCAGCCCGGTTGCCGGATTCCGGCGAAGGGAGGTTGCAGCAAATTGTAGTTCCGGTCTATGTATAAGCTTTTTCCCGGCAGGAAGGAGTATTCGAGGCTGTTGCGGGCGAACTCTTTCAACTCGCGGTAGGAAATCTGAAAATCGTTGACCGCTTTTACGTACTCCATCGTCAGATTACTGCGATTGATCCCTTCATCGTCGGTGTTCAGCGTGATGGGGACGCCGGCTCTGCGGTATAGGGGGAGAGGATGCCGGTCTCCGGCCACGTTCAGGATGCCGGCATTGCTGGACAGATCTCTTTTAAGAAAGCCGTCAGGAGGGGTTGATTGCCTTTGACCTCGTCAAAGTATCGAATCGTTGCGCTTTCGTCGGCAAAAACCGCCTGCGTCGGCGCCGCCAGCAGGGCGGCGACGGCGATCACCTGGAAAACTCCTTTGAACAGGTTGGTACGATGATTCATAGGCTACCTCCTTAAAAATCATTGAAATGAACTTCGGCCTAATTATCTATATAAAAAGCCCTCTTCTCGGCTATGAAAAACAGAGGAGAGGGCTGAATGGGCATCCTTATATTGACAATCTCAGTCTATGATCTCATGCTTTTTATGTCAATCGATGATTGGCGCAAGGCCTGATTGGTTGGAAGAATGCCTTTTTTGGCAGACGGCGCGACTGAATCATGACGGAAGGAAATGCCACGGGTTGGCCTGGAAATTGACCATATTCGCTTGACTTGATTCGTGAAATCGGTTACGCTACATCTTAGTCAAAATGAGAGGATGACCTTGATGCGCTTCTAATCCTATCAAAAGCAAACAATGGTTCTCGAAAAAGAACTTGTTTCTGGATAGGATTCGTGCGCGCATTTTTAACCAAAAGGTACATGTCAACCGGTGGCGTCACCGGGGCTATGATCTTTTTGCCGCATCGCCTCCTGTCCAGAAACGGATCAGGAGGCTTTATTTATGTCCAAAACGGGTCTTGCGCTGTTGCGCAACCGCGTGGTGCAGGCGATCCTGCTCTCCGGTGTCTTTCTTCAGATCGGGATCTGGGTGCGCAAT belongs to Heliomicrobium undosum and includes:
- a CDS encoding NADH peroxidase is translated as MKKFVCVICGYVHEGDAAPEFCPTCKAPASKFEEKAAGALKWADEHRIGVAAGVDAQVVEGLKMNFVGECTEVGMYLAMSRQADREGFPEVAEAYKRIAFEEAEHAAKFAELLGEVVFPSTKKNLELRVEAEYGACQGKLDLAKRAKELGLDAIHDTVHEMCKDEARHGAAFKGLLDRCFGK
- a CDS encoding protein rhiA — translated: MSQYSVVFKNNSSNFGTVCLYQTCPELDADVMSLAWFSKSAHPTTKLTFKWDIKYSFIWDETGVLVPGVVFDASQTWDADLSNNNAITFTKQNGAYTFKDLVRGEKDGMLQITEDYTVPVKQAAVGIGMSGAGTFVKQAQPNMTLFFKPHPEYWITFGNYVQGQVLDVTEITNKAKIEFGPGIYQMVAVLKDDNSWEITDNTGAL
- a CDS encoding protein rhiA yields the protein MATKYSVVFKNNSTNFGKVCIYQTNPALGPDVMSLAWFSKAAFPTTTMTFTWEINYSFIWDETGELVPGVVFDASQTWDADLQNLNSVTFCKENGAYTFKNLTRGAKSGVLQLTEDYTVPLKQAAVGIGMSGSGTFVKQAQPNMNLFFKPHPNYWITFGNYEQGEVLDLTEITSKAKIEFSPGSYKKAVTLKEDNTWELMDVK